One window of Dyadobacter sandarakinus genomic DNA carries:
- a CDS encoding nucleotidyltransferase domain-containing protein, whose translation MPKSLEEGFETFIGWLKPLQSEHTTAASHKDSVRRCMENNFGCTSFFETGSFGNGTGVRHYSDTDYFARCPSDKFFNDSGYTLRKVKEALQYTFPRTVGIEVKSPAVRIPFGKYASERLELTPAYYYGLVNTPMGEKYSYNIPSHDGGWMQSSPGAHNAYVNRENDRLNGKLKPLIQLVKAWKYYNQVPIYSFYLELRVTKYAEKESAIVYDIDLRNIFKFLYDNNLPDIQDPMGISGYVKACKSDAKKTIALSRLGTGYSRVLKAYDNRTSSIDNAFYWWNLFYNSEFPSR comes from the coding sequence ATGCCAAAAAGTTTAGAGGAAGGATTTGAAACATTTATAGGGTGGTTAAAGCCTTTGCAATCCGAGCATACCACTGCCGCTTCTCACAAAGATTCAGTAAGGAGATGCATGGAAAATAATTTCGGGTGCACCTCATTCTTTGAAACTGGCTCGTTTGGAAACGGGACCGGTGTAAGACACTATAGTGACACGGATTATTTTGCTAGATGCCCATCGGATAAATTTTTTAATGACTCAGGATACACATTGAGAAAAGTAAAGGAGGCATTACAATACACATTTCCTAGAACTGTTGGTATAGAAGTAAAAAGTCCCGCTGTTAGAATACCATTCGGAAAATATGCTTCCGAAAGACTTGAATTGACGCCAGCTTACTACTACGGACTTGTAAATACACCTATGGGTGAGAAATACAGCTACAATATACCAAGTCATGATGGTGGTTGGATGCAGTCCAGTCCTGGCGCTCATAATGCTTACGTCAATAGAGAAAATGATAGATTAAACGGTAAGCTTAAACCACTTATTCAGCTTGTTAAAGCTTGGAAATATTACAACCAAGTCCCCATATATTCCTTTTACCTGGAACTTAGAGTGACTAAATATGCCGAAAAAGAAAGCGCAATAGTATACGATATTGATCTTCGCAATATTTTCAAATTTTTATATGACAATAATTTACCTGACATTCAAGATCCAATGGGAATATCAGGATATGTGAAAGCTTGTAAAAGTGATGCAAAGAAAACAATAGCTTTATCAAGGCTGGGAACAGGATACTCGCGAGTGTTGAAAGCCTACGATAACAGAACTTCAAGCATTGACAATGCCTTCTATTGGTGGAATCTTTTCTATAATTCCGAATTTCCTAGTCGTTAA
- a CDS encoding DUF3037 domain-containing protein: MKKYQYQVIRYLHDRVTGEFINVGVIVYSPERQYLNCKVITKYGRITSFFPGANGKAILKSLRHFEKEIARAKPQFFGLFPAPEDLAEITRTILPNDDSSLTLTEVKKGIDLDFNKSLADLYRLLVTKWQSETDESATSDADVWKKKYKKYFDEYGITAKLTEYEVETKYDNFQFDKAWKNEIWHCYLPVSFDLQNVENIRSKVYKWSGKLAELATAEEKIDVTLLTSIPKRHGELSDFISDKLTIQSNNITVSLISERNADKFAREVFNEMNEHA; the protein is encoded by the coding sequence ATGAAAAAGTATCAATATCAAGTCATCAGATATCTTCACGACCGTGTCACCGGCGAATTCATCAACGTCGGCGTGATCGTCTATTCGCCTGAGCGTCAGTATCTAAATTGCAAAGTGATCACCAAATACGGAAGAATCACATCATTTTTCCCCGGCGCAAATGGAAAAGCAATTCTAAAATCCCTCCGCCATTTCGAAAAAGAGATCGCCAGAGCAAAACCGCAATTCTTCGGCCTCTTTCCCGCGCCAGAAGACTTAGCAGAAATTACAAGAACAATCCTCCCAAACGACGACAGCTCACTCACATTAACCGAAGTAAAAAAAGGCATCGACCTGGACTTCAACAAATCACTAGCGGACCTTTACAGATTGCTAGTCACCAAATGGCAAAGTGAAACCGACGAGTCAGCAACCAGCGACGCAGATGTTTGGAAAAAGAAATACAAAAAGTATTTCGATGAATACGGAATCACAGCGAAGTTAACTGAATACGAAGTCGAGACTAAGTATGACAATTTTCAGTTCGACAAAGCTTGGAAGAATGAGATTTGGCATTGTTATCTGCCAGTCTCATTTGATTTGCAGAATGTTGAGAATATTAGGAGTAAGGTTTATAAGTGGTCGGGGAAGTTGGCGGAATTGGCAACGGCTGAGGAGAAGATTGATGTTACGTTGCTTACCTCGATTCCAAAGAGGCATGGGGAATTGAGTGATTTTATTAGTGACAAATTGACTATACAGTCAAATAATATAACAGTATCATTAATTTCGGAACGAAATGCAGACAAATTTGCACGAGAGGTCTTCAACGAAATGAATGAGCATGCTTAG
- a CDS encoding HipA family kinase produces the protein MPKITDENYQIKTVHATEWHDVFSSGTTEPMLIWAMDAESGDRDSYVIKPFGHPRIYPQAVMKECLGAWIALELQLNAFEPVYIEVSTDFVETLRGNQCYQRFIESVGVNFGTRYVPGTTQIIGKNCLTNIQSSQAEKVTSFDLFISNGDRRLEKPNLVLAENNLFVFDHELAFDFLMILSFTRNPRPWELGDWELKMLRNHFLYPKLQGTQIHITDFIERFTQLDDHFWTKAAELLPANWRSDDLTTIKNHLALIVENRTIFAQQLAQAILA, from the coding sequence ATGCCGAAAATCACAGACGAAAACTATCAGATTAAAACTGTCCACGCCACTGAATGGCACGACGTCTTTTCAAGTGGGACGACCGAACCAATGCTGATTTGGGCTATGGACGCCGAAAGCGGGGACCGCGACAGTTATGTAATAAAACCATTCGGTCATCCCAGAATTTACCCTCAGGCTGTCATGAAAGAATGCCTGGGCGCGTGGATTGCCCTGGAACTCCAACTAAATGCATTCGAGCCGGTGTACATTGAAGTGAGTACCGATTTTGTGGAAACGCTTCGCGGAAATCAATGCTATCAAAGATTTATAGAAAGCGTTGGCGTCAACTTCGGCACCCGATATGTTCCTGGGACAACTCAAATCATTGGTAAAAACTGCCTTACGAACATTCAATCATCGCAGGCAGAAAAAGTTACATCTTTTGATTTGTTTATTTCAAATGGCGACCGAAGACTGGAAAAGCCAAACCTCGTATTGGCCGAAAACAATCTATTTGTCTTCGATCACGAGCTTGCATTTGACTTTCTGATGATATTATCCTTTACCCGAAATCCCAGACCTTGGGAGCTCGGAGATTGGGAACTGAAAATGCTACGAAATCATTTTCTCTATCCGAAACTGCAAGGAACACAAATTCACATCACAGACTTCATAGAACGCTTTACGCAACTGGACGATCATTTTTGGACAAAAGCCGCTGAACTACTGCCGGCGAACTGGCGTTCCGACGACTTGACAACAATCAAAAACCATCTTGCGTTGATCGTTGAGAATAGAACTATCTTTGCGCAACAACTGGCACAGGCAATTTTGGCATGA
- a CDS encoding SymE family type I addiction module toxin has product MTHEKNSSSPSERQLTVYSKYVPRAWYRYVVMPEIRLCGKWLLDAGFACGDEVTVRCFGNKLEITLNPVPEPEPAPVRKRRSRRSEVLS; this is encoded by the coding sequence ATGACACACGAAAAAAATTCTTCTTCGCCTTCGGAAAGGCAGTTGACAGTTTATAGCAAATATGTGCCGCGGGCTTGGTATCGGTATGTGGTGATGCCGGAGATCAGGCTTTGCGGGAAGTGGCTGCTGGATGCCGGTTTTGCGTGTGGGGATGAGGTGACGGTGCGGTGTTTTGGGAATAAATTAGAGATTACGCTCAATCCGGTGCCGGAGCCGGAACCTGCGCCGGTTCGGAAAAGGCGGTCGCGGCGGAGTGAGGTGCTTTCTTAG